From one Deinococcus aetherius genomic stretch:
- a CDS encoding GMC family oxidoreductase — MNDLRAHPTLRALVDRVIPADDFPSGWEAGVGDFLHGIFERDLRGRLPSLLAGLERLEEEARARHALPFPNLGGEAQDALITDLLAGRTAAEWGDTPPGAFLQTLVRLTMQGFYGDPDNGGNRDGVAWHMVGYRVLPEGVEWPERERTPAPVTDWHAARDHYDAVVVGSGAGGGVAACVLAEAGHRVLLVERGPWLASGDLRPDHLRSQRLALGYDQPAGPPAEGNPRVFAGAAGDVTVFPGDPRWNNNAMTVGGGTRVYGAQAWRLCPEDFKMASTYGVPEGSSLADWPLTYEDLEPDYDRAEWELGVSGDPTGNVHAGPRRRGYPMPPLPPNGSVGVLRQGAETLGLRTSPVPLLINSVPFSGRGACLHCGACVGFGCPGEFKTDTRNSVIPRAVATGRCDVLVGVQAERVVTDEGGRVTGVALVTEVNGEVLRRTVTADGVLLGAGAIETARLLLNSPSAREPNGLGNNHGQVGRNLQGHVYAGAFAVFDEPVQDCVGPGPSLSTNDHRHGNTGILGGAMLANDFVPMPLWVYTMFSSLSALPAWGLASKQGMRALYSRLALVFGPVQEVPNPESRVTLDPQVRDRFGMPVARLSGGLHPEDHRTARFVSERAAEWMRASGATTVVPLVLAPPEGPSAGQHQAGTCRMGSDPATSVTNAWGQVWGHDNLHVVDGSLHVTNGGVNPVLTILALAYRVSGHVARLLAARGEVAPTAAR, encoded by the coding sequence ATGAACGACCTTCGAGCACACCCGACCCTGCGGGCCCTGGTGGACCGCGTCATCCCCGCCGACGACTTTCCCTCCGGCTGGGAAGCGGGGGTCGGCGACTTCCTGCACGGCATCTTCGAGCGGGACCTGCGGGGCCGCCTTCCCTCCCTCCTGGCCGGGCTGGAACGGCTGGAGGAGGAGGCACGGGCGCGGCACGCCCTTCCCTTTCCCAACCTGGGCGGCGAGGCGCAGGACGCCCTGATCACGGACCTGCTGGCCGGGAGGACGGCGGCGGAGTGGGGCGACACCCCTCCCGGCGCCTTTCTCCAGACCCTCGTCCGGCTGACGATGCAGGGCTTCTACGGCGACCCGGACAACGGCGGCAACCGGGACGGGGTGGCGTGGCACATGGTCGGCTACCGCGTCCTGCCGGAGGGCGTCGAGTGGCCGGAGCGGGAGAGAACACCCGCACCCGTCACCGACTGGCACGCGGCGCGCGACCACTACGACGCCGTCGTCGTCGGCTCGGGGGCGGGCGGGGGCGTGGCGGCCTGCGTCCTCGCCGAGGCGGGGCACCGCGTCCTGCTCGTCGAGCGCGGCCCCTGGCTGGCCTCGGGCGACCTGCGGCCCGACCACCTCCGCAGCCAACGCCTCGCCCTGGGGTACGACCAACCCGCCGGGCCGCCCGCCGAGGGCAACCCCCGGGTATTCGCGGGGGCGGCCGGGGACGTGACGGTCTTTCCCGGCGACCCGCGCTGGAACAACAACGCGATGACGGTGGGCGGCGGCACCCGCGTCTACGGGGCGCAGGCGTGGCGGTTGTGCCCCGAGGACTTCAAGATGGCCTCGACGTACGGGGTGCCCGAGGGCAGTTCCCTCGCCGACTGGCCCCTCACGTACGAGGACCTGGAACCGGACTACGACCGCGCCGAGTGGGAGCTGGGCGTGTCGGGCGACCCCACGGGCAACGTCCACGCCGGGCCCCGGAGGCGCGGCTACCCGATGCCGCCGCTCCCTCCCAACGGCAGCGTGGGAGTGTTGCGACAGGGTGCCGAGACGCTGGGCCTGCGGACCTCCCCGGTTCCTCTGCTCATCAACTCGGTGCCGTTCAGCGGGCGCGGCGCCTGCCTGCACTGCGGGGCCTGCGTGGGCTTCGGGTGCCCGGGGGAGTTCAAGACGGACACGCGCAACTCCGTCATCCCGCGCGCCGTCGCCACCGGGCGCTGCGACGTGCTGGTGGGGGTGCAGGCCGAACGGGTGGTCACGGACGAGGGGGGCCGGGTGACGGGCGTCGCGCTCGTGACCGAGGTGAACGGGGAAGTTCTGCGCCGCACCGTCACCGCCGATGGGGTGCTGCTGGGGGCCGGGGCCATCGAGACGGCCCGCCTGCTGTTGAACAGTCCCTCCGCGCGGGAGCCGAACGGCCTGGGCAACAATCACGGTCAGGTCGGGCGCAACCTCCAGGGGCACGTGTACGCGGGGGCGTTCGCCGTGTTCGACGAGCCGGTGCAGGACTGCGTGGGGCCGGGGCCGAGCCTCTCCACGAACGACCACCGCCACGGCAACACGGGCATCCTGGGCGGGGCGATGCTCGCCAACGACTTCGTGCCCATGCCGCTGTGGGTCTACACGATGTTCTCGTCGCTGTCGGCCCTCCCGGCGTGGGGACTGGCGAGCAAGCAGGGCATGCGTGCGCTCTATTCCCGCCTCGCGCTGGTGTTCGGCCCGGTGCAGGAGGTTCCCAACCCCGAGTCGCGCGTCACTCTCGATCCCCAGGTGCGCGACCGCTTCGGGATGCCCGTCGCCCGGCTGAGCGGTGGCCTCCACCCCGAGGACCACAGGACGGCGCGGTTCGTCTCGGAGCGGGCCGCCGAGTGGATGAGGGCGAGCGGCGCCACCACGGTCGTCCCTCTCGTCCTCGCGCCGCCCGAGGGGCCCAGCGCCGGGCAGCACCAGGCGGGGACGTGCCGGATGGGCAGCGACCCGGCGACCTCCGTGACGAACGCCTGGGGGCAGGTCTGGGGGCACGACAACCTGCACGTCGTCGACGGCTCGCTCCACGTCACGAACGGGGGGGTCAACCCGGTCCTGACCATCCTGGCGCTCGCCTACCGGGTGAGCGGGCACGTCGCCCGCCTGCTCGCCGCGCGTGGGGAGGTGGCCCCGACCGCCGCCCGCTGA
- a CDS encoding dipeptide/oligopeptide/nickel ABC transporter permease/ATP-binding protein gives MTTIRLRRPRMAWLRTGQLGFLTRSPRATAGLVIILVMLLMAIFAPLLTPYDPKAGIFDPWLRPSLTHPLGTTALGEDIFSQLLYGARLTLLIGLMSGAIATAIGTTLGLAAAYFGGRVDEAINTLANVFLVLPGLPLLIVASAFLRGAGVWPIILVISLTGWAWGTRVLRSQALALRNRDFVHAAVASGEGPGRIIFREMLPNLAGIIAANFFSTALYAVLSEAALSFIGIGDVGQTTWGTMLFWAQGKQALLNNAWWWVAAPGLSIALLGTAFALVNFGIDEISNPRVGRAGKATKVLRKKGTAPVAEAPQTGQPLLSIRHLNAGYLTPRGPVRAVRDVSLDVKPGEFLGLAGESGCGKSTLAFAATRLLDAPGVVFSGEARLDGKDLLAMSPEELRRVRWKDYSLVFQASMNILNPVIKIREQVYDAMQAHGVQDKKKLDARARELFRLVGIRESYLDAFPHQLSGGMKQRVVIAIALALEPKLVVMDEPTTALDVVVQRQILQEIDEVRRRLGISVIFITHDLSLLVEMSDRIAIMYAGEVVEEAPADEIYRNPKHPYTRRLMSAFPPLSGERERREGIPGRPPSLAQDIPYCPFYERCPSRMPGLCDMKKPASVEVEGGHRVACFLHSMAVKEEESRAPLASD, from the coding sequence ATGACCACCATTCGGCTGCGTAGGCCGCGCATGGCGTGGCTCCGCACCGGGCAACTCGGCTTCCTGACCCGCTCGCCGCGCGCCACCGCCGGGCTCGTCATCATCCTCGTCATGCTGCTGATGGCGATCTTCGCCCCGCTGCTCACCCCGTATGACCCCAAGGCAGGCATCTTCGACCCGTGGCTGAGGCCTTCTCTCACCCACCCCCTCGGCACGACCGCCCTGGGCGAGGACATCTTCTCGCAACTGCTGTACGGAGCACGGCTGACCCTCCTGATCGGCCTGATGTCAGGCGCGATTGCCACCGCCATCGGCACCACGCTGGGGCTCGCCGCCGCCTACTTCGGCGGGCGGGTGGACGAGGCGATCAACACCCTGGCGAACGTCTTTCTGGTGCTGCCGGGACTCCCGCTGCTGATCGTCGCCTCGGCCTTCCTGCGCGGGGCGGGCGTGTGGCCGATCATCCTGGTGATCTCGCTGACGGGCTGGGCGTGGGGCACGCGCGTCCTGCGGTCGCAGGCCCTGGCGCTCAGGAACCGCGACTTCGTCCACGCGGCGGTCGCCTCCGGGGAGGGGCCGGGGCGGATCATCTTCCGGGAGATGCTGCCCAACCTCGCGGGCATCATCGCGGCGAACTTCTTCTCGACCGCGCTGTACGCCGTGCTGTCCGAGGCGGCCCTCTCCTTCATCGGCATCGGGGACGTGGGGCAGACGACGTGGGGCACGATGCTGTTCTGGGCGCAGGGCAAGCAGGCGCTGCTGAACAACGCGTGGTGGTGGGTCGCCGCGCCGGGCCTGAGCATCGCCCTCCTGGGCACGGCCTTCGCGCTCGTGAACTTCGGGATCGACGAGATCAGCAACCCCAGGGTGGGCCGCGCGGGCAAGGCGACGAAGGTGCTGCGGAAGAAGGGGACGGCGCCGGTCGCGGAGGCGCCCCAGACGGGCCAGCCCCTGCTCTCCATCCGCCATCTCAACGCCGGGTACCTCACCCCGCGCGGGCCGGTGCGCGCCGTGCGGGACGTGTCGCTCGACGTGAAGCCCGGCGAGTTCCTGGGGCTGGCGGGCGAGTCAGGCTGCGGCAAGTCCACCCTGGCCTTCGCGGCGACCCGGCTGCTCGACGCGCCCGGCGTGGTCTTCAGCGGCGAGGCGCGGCTGGACGGCAAGGACCTCCTCGCGATGAGTCCTGAGGAACTGCGCCGGGTGCGCTGGAAGGACTACTCGCTCGTCTTCCAGGCGTCCATGAACATCCTCAACCCGGTCATCAAGATTCGGGAGCAGGTGTACGACGCAATGCAGGCGCACGGGGTCCAGGACAAGAAGAAGCTCGACGCCCGCGCCCGAGAGCTGTTCCGGCTCGTCGGCATCCGCGAGAGCTACCTCGACGCCTTCCCACACCAGCTTTCCGGCGGCATGAAGCAGCGGGTCGTCATCGCCATCGCGCTCGCCCTCGAACCCAAGCTCGTGGTGATGGACGAGCCCACGACCGCGCTTGATGTGGTGGTGCAACGGCAAATCCTGCAGGAGATCGACGAGGTTCGCAGACGGCTCGGCATCTCGGTCATCTTCATCACGCACGACCTCTCGCTGCTCGTGGAGATGAGCGACCGCATCGCCATCATGTACGCGGGCGAGGTGGTGGAGGAAGCCCCGGCAGACGAGATCTACCGCAACCCCAAGCACCCCTACACCCGCCGCCTGATGAGCGCCTTCCCGCCGCTGAGCGGGGAACGCGAGCGGCGCGAGGGCATCCCCGGCCGTCCGCCGTCGCTGGCGCAGGACATTCCCTACTGCCCCTTCTACGAGCGCTGCCCGTCGCGGATGCCAGGTCTGTGCGACATGAAGAAGCCCGCCAGCGTGGAGGTGGAGGGGGGGCACCGCGTGGCCTGCTTCCTGCACTCGATGGCCGTGAAGGAGGAGGAATCGCGTGCACCTCTCGCCAGCGACTGA
- a CDS encoding ABC transporter ATP-binding protein, with protein MQDAVLGTPNALELEGLTKVFKVGRAGKSVTAVNNVTLMIARGEVLGLVGESGSGKSTIARLIARLHEPTSGTMRLAGQEVPRHMSGGRLRKFRKHVQMIFQDPYGSLNGLNTLGYILSRPLLIHGVANRQNVHEQVNALLERVGLAPGAAWAAKKPHELSGGQRQRVVIARALAARPELILADEPTSALDVSIRLDIMNLLLDLRDQEGLAMLFITHDLAGARYMSDRIAVMYTGYIVEIGPADRVIDAPQMPYTRLLKSAAPKPEAGLNPEHIEARGEVPDLTNLPPGCPFEPRCPHARPVCREGLPKMYDVGPGHQARCILHDPALAAQPPLHPHAENLA; from the coding sequence ATGCAGGACGCGGTTCTCGGCACCCCGAACGCCCTGGAACTCGAAGGGCTCACCAAGGTCTTCAAGGTGGGCCGGGCGGGCAAGTCCGTCACCGCCGTCAACAACGTCACCCTGATGATCGCGCGGGGCGAGGTGCTGGGGCTGGTGGGCGAGTCGGGGTCCGGCAAGAGCACCATCGCCCGGTTGATCGCCCGGCTCCACGAACCCACGAGCGGCACGATGCGGCTGGCCGGGCAGGAGGTGCCCAGGCACATGTCGGGCGGGCGGCTGCGCAAGTTCCGCAAGCACGTGCAGATGATCTTCCAGGACCCCTACGGCAGCCTCAACGGGCTGAACACCCTGGGTTACATCCTCTCGCGCCCGCTGCTGATCCACGGGGTCGCCAACCGGCAGAACGTCCACGAGCAGGTGAACGCCCTGCTGGAACGGGTGGGTCTCGCCCCCGGCGCGGCGTGGGCGGCGAAGAAGCCGCACGAGCTGTCCGGTGGGCAAAGGCAGCGCGTGGTGATCGCCCGCGCCCTTGCCGCCCGGCCCGAACTGATCCTGGCGGACGAGCCGACGAGCGCGCTGGACGTGTCGATCCGCCTCGACATCATGAACCTGCTCCTGGACCTGAGGGATCAGGAGGGGCTGGCGATGCTGTTCATCACGCACGACCTAGCGGGGGCGCGGTACATGTCCGACCGGATCGCCGTGATGTACACGGGCTACATCGTGGAGATCGGCCCGGCGGACCGGGTGATCGACGCGCCGCAGATGCCTTACACGAGGCTGCTCAAGTCGGCGGCACCGAAGCCCGAGGCGGGGCTGAACCCCGAGCACATCGAGGCGCGCGGTGAGGTGCCGGACCTGACGAACCTGCCGCCGGGCTGCCCCTTCGAGCCGAGGTGCCCGCACGCGCGGCCGGTGTGCCGGGAGGGGCTGCCGAAGATGTACGACGTGGGGCCGGGGCATCAGGCCCGCTGCATCCTGCACGACCCGGCGCTGGCCGCCCAGCCGCCCCTCCACCCCCACGCCGAGAACCTGGCGTGA
- a CDS encoding sugar phosphate isomerase/epimerase family protein: protein MTDSQTTPRGTLSVQMYTFRDAQQADPTATVARVAGIGFRYVEPFGIGSSRQTPAARMATATTLRRDLGDHGLGLSSVHAAAPYGPQADAILDELDLIGAKLAVVSWPGEVHGFERDALSTLDGTRRFAGAMNEAARNASARGIRLGYHNHWWEWDTLENGQAAYDTLLGLLDPQVFTEVDIYWARTAGQDPAELLQRLGDRTLALHVKDGPATPEADQVPLGGGVVDYRAAILAAPSAKWHVLEMDRSAGDVFADVEQSARRLVEEGLSSWEG, encoded by the coding sequence ATGACCGACTCACAGACCACCCCGCGAGGCACCCTCTCGGTGCAGATGTACACCTTCCGCGACGCTCAGCAGGCCGACCCCACCGCCACGGTCGCGCGGGTTGCCGGGATCGGCTTCAGGTACGTCGAGCCCTTCGGCATCGGCAGCAGTCGGCAGACCCCCGCCGCGCGGATGGCGACGGCGACCACCCTGCGCCGCGACCTCGGCGACCACGGCCTGGGGCTCTCGTCCGTCCACGCCGCCGCGCCGTACGGGCCGCAGGCGGACGCCATCCTCGACGAACTTGATCTTATCGGGGCCAAACTCGCCGTCGTCTCCTGGCCCGGCGAGGTCCACGGCTTCGAGCGCGACGCCCTCTCGACGCTGGACGGCACCCGGCGGTTCGCGGGGGCGATGAACGAGGCCGCGCGGAATGCCTCGGCTCGGGGCATCCGGCTCGGCTACCACAACCACTGGTGGGAGTGGGACACGCTGGAAAACGGGCAGGCCGCCTACGACACCCTCCTGGGCCTGCTCGATCCCCAGGTCTTCACCGAGGTCGATATCTACTGGGCGCGCACGGCGGGGCAGGACCCGGCCGAGCTGCTGCAGCGCCTCGGCGACCGGACGCTCGCCCTCCACGTCAAGGACGGCCCGGCGACCCCCGAGGCGGATCAGGTGCCGCTCGGCGGGGGCGTGGTGGACTACCGCGCCGCCATCCTCGCCGCCCCCTCCGCGAAGTGGCATGTGCTGGAGATGGACCGCAGCGCCGGGGACGTGTTCGCCGACGTCGAGCAGAGTGCGCGCCGACTTGTCGAAGAGGGCCTCTCAAGCTGGGAGGGGTAA
- a CDS encoding sugar phosphate isomerase/epimerase family protein codes for MPRLVTLFTGQWADLPIKELAPLAKQMGYDGLELACWGDHFDVQAALRDDGYVQQKRALLEQHGLQCVAISNHLVGQAVCDPIDERHRSILPAHVWQGGDPEGVRRRAAQEIIDTGRAARRFGVGVVNGFTGSSIWHSLYAFPPTDQAFWDRGFADFAARWTPILDAFDAEGVNFALEVHPTEIAFDIATAHRALEAVRNHPRFGFNFDPSHLGYQHVDYVRFLHTFGGRIFHAHMKDVWWGHGTGEVGVFGGHTSFGDHRRYWDFRSMGRGDINFEAVIVALNDIGYAGPLSVEWEDSRMDRVHGATESAAFLRRLDFPGSNVAFDAAFAGEEQSGGAQESPAS; via the coding sequence ATGCCCAGACTCGTGACCTTGTTTACCGGCCAGTGGGCCGACCTCCCAATCAAAGAACTCGCGCCGCTGGCGAAGCAGATGGGCTACGACGGCCTGGAACTCGCCTGCTGGGGCGACCACTTCGACGTTCAGGCGGCGCTGAGGGACGACGGCTACGTGCAGCAGAAACGCGCCCTACTTGAGCAACACGGCCTGCAATGCGTGGCGATCAGCAACCACCTCGTCGGGCAGGCGGTGTGCGACCCCATCGACGAGCGGCACCGCTCCATCCTCCCCGCCCACGTCTGGCAGGGCGGCGACCCGGAGGGGGTGCGGCGGCGGGCGGCACAGGAGATCATCGACACGGGCCGGGCCGCGCGCAGGTTCGGCGTCGGCGTGGTGAACGGCTTCACGGGCTCGTCGATCTGGCACAGCCTGTACGCCTTCCCGCCCACCGACCAGGCGTTCTGGGACCGGGGCTTCGCGGACTTCGCGGCCCGCTGGACGCCGATCCTCGACGCCTTCGACGCGGAGGGGGTCAACTTCGCGCTGGAGGTCCACCCCACCGAGATCGCGTTCGACATCGCCACGGCGCACAGGGCGCTGGAGGCCGTGCGGAATCACCCCCGCTTCGGCTTCAACTTCGACCCCAGCCACCTGGGGTATCAGCACGTGGATTACGTCCGCTTCCTGCACACTTTCGGAGGCCGCATCTTCCACGCGCACATGAAGGACGTGTGGTGGGGCCACGGAACGGGCGAGGTGGGCGTCTTCGGCGGGCACACGAGTTTCGGCGACCACCGCCGCTACTGGGACTTCCGCTCGATGGGACGCGGGGACATCAATTTCGAGGCAGTTATCGTCGCGCTGAACGACATCGGCTACGCGGGGCCGCTGAGCGTCGAGTGGGAGGACTCGCGCATGGACCGGGTACACGGGGCGACCGAGAGCGCAGCCTTCCTGCGGCGGCTCGACTTCCCGGGCTCGAACGTGGCCTTCGACGCCGCCTTCGCGGGGGAGGAGCAGTCGGGCGGGGCCCAGGAGTCGCCCGCGTCCTGA
- a CDS encoding glycoside hydrolase family 3 C-terminal domain-containing protein, with translation MTKADTRLTSIDALLDQMTLEEQVSLLAGADFWRTVPIPRLNIPSLKVTDGPAGARGGGALVGGKQTAAFPVGIALGSTWNTELLREVGVHLAREAQDKGAGVLLAPTMNLFRSTLNGRNFESYSEDPYLTGRLGTAYVQGLQSGGVAATVKHYVGNESEYQRNTISSDIPERALRELYLLPFEMTVRQGGAWAIMTGYNKLDGTYCSENPRLVNGILRGEWGFTGLVMSDWGGTHSAGESVRAGLDLEMPGPAKARAGLLEEARNDEATRQAVREAARNVLRLIERTGTFDQPRDVRDEAERDEEYPDTRALIRRAGAEGTVLLKNEGGLLPLPTGAKVAVIGPNAATGQVMGGGSAQMNAHRRTSPLEGLRAALGEENVTFATGCDNDRFLPALAVPVRVEYFAPDSDEVLATEERQGSEVMWFAFPEGVNPSSFRARLSLTLSIPADGEYELGLFSAGRSRLTLDGEEVIDNWTNWQPGDTYFGFGSREVRAARFLTAGEHRAVVELTPQPVENTVAAFSAVRLGFRAPLSPTAAQDAARLAAGADYAVVCVGTNGEWETEGVDRWGLELPGGQDDLVRAVAAANPRTVVLLQTGGPVLMPWLDQVPALLQGWFPGQEAGHAFADVLLGQADPGGRLPQTFPARLEDDPTHPGTPDIQYPGENGHVEYREGLFIGYRHVDRAGTTPLFPFGHGLSYTSFELSDARLSAGQVEPGGEVSVLVRVRNTGERVGQQVVQVYVRDVETTLERPGKELRAFGKVTLEPGETGEVTLPLDMRSLAYFDDARDAWVADAGQFEVLVGTSSTDLPVRLPLTLTGEWSEAVG, from the coding sequence ATGACGAAGGCCGACACGCGACTCACCTCCATTGACGCCCTGCTCGACCAGATGACCCTGGAGGAACAGGTCTCGCTGCTGGCCGGAGCCGACTTCTGGCGCACCGTCCCCATTCCGCGCCTGAACATCCCCTCCCTCAAGGTCACCGACGGTCCTGCCGGGGCGCGCGGCGGCGGGGCCCTCGTCGGCGGCAAGCAGACGGCGGCCTTCCCCGTCGGCATCGCCCTCGGCAGCACCTGGAACACCGAGTTGCTGCGCGAGGTCGGCGTTCACCTCGCCCGCGAGGCCCAGGACAAGGGGGCGGGCGTCCTTCTCGCCCCCACCATGAACCTCTTCCGCTCCACGCTGAACGGGCGCAACTTCGAGAGCTACTCGGAAGACCCGTACCTGACGGGCCGCCTGGGCACGGCCTACGTGCAGGGCCTCCAGTCGGGGGGCGTGGCCGCCACCGTCAAGCACTACGTCGGCAACGAGTCGGAGTACCAGCGCAACACGATCAGTTCGGACATTCCCGAGCGGGCGCTGCGTGAACTGTACCTGCTGCCCTTCGAGATGACGGTCAGGCAGGGCGGCGCCTGGGCGATCATGACCGGGTACAACAAGCTGGACGGCACGTATTGCAGTGAGAACCCGCGCCTCGTGAACGGCATCCTGCGCGGCGAGTGGGGCTTTACCGGGCTGGTGATGAGCGACTGGGGCGGCACCCACTCGGCCGGAGAGAGCGTGCGCGCCGGGCTCGACCTGGAGATGCCCGGCCCCGCCAAGGCCCGCGCTGGCCTGCTGGAGGAGGCGCGGAACGACGAGGCCACCCGGCAGGCGGTGCGCGAGGCCGCCCGCAACGTCCTGCGCCTGATCGAGCGCACCGGCACCTTCGACCAGCCCCGTGACGTGCGCGACGAGGCCGAGCGCGACGAGGAGTACCCGGACACCCGCGCCCTGATCCGCCGCGCGGGAGCGGAGGGGACGGTGCTGCTCAAGAACGAGGGCGGCCTGCTCCCCCTCCCGACAGGCGCCAAGGTGGCGGTGATCGGGCCGAACGCGGCGACCGGGCAGGTGATGGGCGGCGGCAGCGCGCAGATGAACGCCCACCGCCGGACCTCGCCGCTGGAGGGCCTGCGCGCGGCGCTGGGTGAGGAGAACGTCACCTTTGCTACCGGCTGCGACAACGACCGCTTCCTGCCCGCGCTGGCGGTGCCCGTGCGGGTCGAGTATTTCGCCCCGGACAGTGACGAGGTGCTGGCGACGGAGGAGCGGCAGGGCAGCGAGGTGATGTGGTTCGCCTTCCCCGAGGGCGTGAACCCGTCGAGTTTCCGGGCCCGCCTGAGCCTGACCCTCAGCATTCCGGCGGACGGCGAGTACGAGCTGGGCTTGTTCAGCGCGGGGCGCAGCCGCCTGACGCTGGACGGGGAGGAGGTCATCGACAACTGGACGAACTGGCAGCCGGGCGACACCTACTTCGGCTTCGGCAGCCGTGAGGTGCGCGCGGCCCGCTTCCTGACGGCCGGGGAGCACCGGGCCGTCGTCGAGCTGACGCCCCAGCCCGTGGAGAACACCGTCGCCGCCTTCAGCGCGGTGCGGCTGGGCTTCCGGGCTCCCCTCTCCCCCACCGCCGCCCAGGACGCGGCCCGTCTCGCCGCCGGGGCAGACTACGCCGTCGTCTGCGTCGGCACCAACGGGGAGTGGGAGACGGAAGGGGTGGACCGCTGGGGCCTGGAATTGCCCGGGGGTCAGGACGACCTCGTGCGGGCGGTCGCGGCCGCCAATCCGCGCACCGTCGTCCTCCTCCAGACGGGCGGACCGGTCCTGATGCCGTGGCTGGATCAGGTGCCCGCCCTGCTGCAGGGCTGGTTCCCCGGGCAGGAGGCCGGGCACGCCTTCGCCGACGTGCTGCTGGGGCAGGCCGACCCCGGCGGGAGGTTGCCGCAGACCTTCCCCGCGCGTCTGGAGGACGATCCCACCCACCCCGGGACCCCGGACATTCAGTATCCCGGCGAGAACGGGCACGTCGAGTACCGCGAGGGGCTGTTCATCGGTTACCGCCATGTGGACCGTGCGGGGACCACACCCCTCTTCCCCTTCGGCCACGGGCTGAGCTACACCTCGTTCGAGTTGAGTGACGCGCGGCTGAGCGCGGGTCAGGTCGAGCCGGGCGGCGAGGTGAGCGTCCTGGTCCGGGTGCGGAACACGGGCGAGCGGGTGGGGCAGCAGGTCGTGCAGGTCTACGTGCGCGACGTGGAGACGACGCTGGAGCGGCCCGGTAAAGAACTGAGGGCGTTCGGCAAGGTGACCCTGGAGCCCGGCGAGACCGGAGAGGTCACGCTGCCCCTCGACATGCGCTCGCTCGCCTACTTCGACGACGCGCGGGACGCCTGGGTGGCCGACGCGGGGCAGTTCGAGGTCCTGGTCGGGACGAGCAGCACGGACCTGCCCGTCAGGTTGCCGCTTACCCTGACCGGGGAGTGGAGCGAGGCGGTGGGCTGA
- a CDS encoding Gfo/Idh/MocA family protein: MTHKIGIVGTGNISAAYLKIARELELFEVKAVTDIDPGRAQAQATEHGTRAMTREELLADPEIVAVVNLTPPAAHAEVSLGALRAGKHVYSEKPLAVEREDGRAILREAEERGLRVGCAPDTFLGAGLQTGRELLDAGAIGRPVAATAFFMGSGPESWHPSPDFFYQPGAGPLFDMGPYYLTALINMLGAVTRVGGSAVKAFEERVVGSGARQGEKIGVNTPTHVTAQLGFGGGQAATFIASFDTPASELPRIEVYGTEGTLSLPDPNTFGGPLRLRRRGAEEWETVELTRPFHSNARGIGLADMLDAIAHGTPHRASGDLAFHVLDVMHTILEAAEQERTLAPGSYAERPEALAAQPAWFRGTPSGAPGA, encoded by the coding sequence ATGACCCACAAGATCGGCATCGTCGGGACCGGCAACATCAGCGCCGCCTACCTCAAGATCGCCCGCGAACTCGAACTCTTCGAGGTGAAGGCGGTCACCGATATAGACCCGGGACGCGCGCAGGCGCAGGCCACCGAGCACGGCACGCGGGCGATGACGCGAGAAGAACTCCTCGCCGACCCCGAGATCGTGGCCGTCGTGAACCTCACGCCGCCCGCCGCGCACGCGGAGGTGAGCCTGGGAGCCCTGCGCGCCGGGAAGCACGTCTACAGCGAGAAGCCGCTGGCGGTGGAGCGCGAGGACGGGCGGGCCATCCTGCGCGAGGCGGAAGAACGCGGCCTGCGGGTGGGCTGCGCGCCGGACACCTTTTTGGGCGCGGGGCTCCAGACCGGGCGGGAACTCCTCGACGCCGGGGCCATCGGGCGCCCGGTCGCCGCCACGGCCTTTTTCATGGGGAGCGGGCCGGAGTCCTGGCATCCCAGCCCGGACTTCTTCTACCAGCCGGGGGCGGGGCCGCTCTTCGACATGGGGCCGTACTACCTCACCGCCCTGATCAACATGCTCGGCGCCGTGACGCGGGTGGGCGGCAGCGCCGTGAAAGCGTTCGAGGAGCGCGTGGTGGGCAGCGGGGCGCGGCAGGGGGAGAAGATAGGGGTGAACACCCCCACCCACGTCACCGCGCAACTCGGCTTCGGGGGCGGGCAGGCGGCCACCTTCATCGCCAGCTTCGACACGCCCGCGAGCGAGCTGCCGCGCATCGAGGTTTACGGGACGGAGGGGACCCTGAGCCTCCCCGACCCGAACACCTTCGGGGGCCCGCTGAGACTGCGCCGCCGGGGGGCCGAGGAGTGGGAGACGGTGGAACTCACCCGCCCCTTCCACAGCAATGCCCGGGGCATCGGGCTGGCGGACATGCTCGACGCCATCGCGCACGGCACCCCCCACCGGGCGAGCGGCGACCTCGCCTTCCACGTCCTCGACGTGATGCACACGATCCTGGAGGCTGCCGAGCAGGAGCGCACGCTGGCGCCGGGCAGCTACGCGGAGCGGCCCGAGGCACTTGCGGCCCAGCCCGCATGGTTCAGGGGCACGCCATCGGGGGCGCCGGGGGCTTAA